The proteins below are encoded in one region of Portunus trituberculatus isolate SZX2019 chromosome 17, ASM1759143v1, whole genome shotgun sequence:
- the LOC123505170 gene encoding jerky protein homolog-like, with the protein MAAKRPRSDSAVSEAKKRKHMTISVQQKVDLLRELDEGVSVRALCQHYNIGSSTVYDIKKQKSQILKFYSESESKKTMEARKTLRKAKSSDLDSALIQWLKRRRDGNVPVSGEMMRAQAKIFHNELNLQHECEYSQGWLQKFKARHGISLHRICDDKSSPDKDAAAKFVDEFSQFIAREKLTPEQVYNADETALYWRRLPDQTLIRETEAECIGSKGSKDRVSVLGCSNAASTHKTKLLVIGRTVNPRCFKGVKVFPVIYRGNKEGRMTTKIFLEWFERYFVREARAHCTSVGLDPDCKIVLLLDNCSSHPDASLLVKDNVTALYLPPNCTSLIQPCGQGVLRSMKCKYRSVFMHHVLLAVNNGKDIPAIQREFTLKDAIWTIARGWQAVTPSTLKTVWHKLWPSVVVSDSTSVSKEIDFKRLQVSQKEAFVRELMEYANSLVNPKAQEMIRNVGEDRLLEWLDADKDAPTAHQVMDSEIVQMGKNGGSATADSTDEDSEKESDDGEVKVEERVSIDQCIQMTTDLIEAFQQRDTLTDQEIMTLYLWKDRFIKETPKFIKQTAEDSWFKGATSASQQSTTN; encoded by the coding sequence ATGGCTGCCAAGCGACCAAGAAGTGATAGTGCTGTTAGTGAAGCAAAGAAGCGCAAACACATGAcgatatcagtgcaacagaaggTGGACTTGTTGAGGGAGCTGGATGAAGGTGTGTCAGTGCGGGCCCTGTGCCAACActacaacattggctcatcaactGTGTATGATATTAAGAAACAGAAAAGTCAAATTCTTAAGTTCTACAGTGAGTCTGAGAGTAAGAAGACCATGGAGGCTCGTAAAACACTTAGGAAGGCGAAGAGCAGTGACTTAGACAGTGCTCTCATTCAGTGGTTGAAGCGTCGGCGAGATGGTAACGTTCCTGTGTCTGGCGAGATGATGAGAGCGCAAGCAAAAATTTTCCACAATGAACTTAACCTGCAGCATGAGTGTGAGTATTCTCAGGGATGGTTGCAGAAATTTAAAGCACGTCATGGAATTAGTCTACATCGCATATGTGATGACAAGTCTAGTCCAGATAAAGACGCAGCTGCCAAATTTGTGGATGAGTTCTCCCAGTTTATTGCACGTGAGAAACTAACCCCAGAGCAGGTATACAATGCTGACGAGACTGCTCTGTACTGGCGCCGTCTCCCAGATCAAACTTTGATCCGAGAAACAGAGGCAGAATGTATAGGTAGCAAAGGCAGTAAGGACAGGGTGTCTGTGCTTGGATGCAGCAATGCAGCAAGCACACACAAGACTAAATTATTGGTTATTGGCAGAACTGTGAACCCTAGATGCTTCAAAGGTGTGAAAGTGTTCCCTGTTATTTACCGGGGCAACAAAGAAGGACGGATGACAACTAAAATCTTTCTCGAATGGTTTGAGCGATACTTCGTTCGGGAGGCAAGAGCTCACTGCACGTCAGTTGGCCTAGATCCTGATTGCAAAATTGTTCTTCTGCTGGACAATTGTTCATCTCACCCTGATGCATCATTGCTCGTAAAAGATAATGTTACGGCTTTGTACTTGCCACCAAACTGCACTTCCCTCATACAGCCTTGTGGTCAGGGTGTTTTACGGTCTATGAAGTGTAAATATAGATCAGTGTTCATGCATCACGTGCTGCTGGCCGTCAACAATGGGAAAGATATTCCAGCGATTCAAAGAGAATTCACGCTTAAGGATGCGATCTGGACTATTGCTCGAGGCTGGCAAGCAGTGACGCCATCTACCCTGAAAACTGTGTGGCACAAGCTCTGGCCGTCTGTGGTGGTGTCCGACAGTACTAGTGTGAGTAAAGAGATTGACTTCAAGAGACTTCAAGTTTCTCAAAAGGAGGCTTTTGTCCGTGAATTAATGGAGTACGCCAACAGCTTAGTCAACCCCAAAGCTCAGGAGATGATCAGGAATGTGGGGGAAGACAGGTTACTGGAGTGGCTTGATGCTGATAAAGATGCTCCAACGGCTCACCAGGTGATGGATTCTGAGATTGTCCAAAtggggaaaaatggaggaagtgcAACAGCTGACAGTACGGATGAAGACAGTGAAAAGGAAAGTGACGATGGTGAAGTGAAAGTTGAAGAACGAGTATCGATCGATCAGTGCATCCAGATGACCACGGACTTGATTGAAGCATTCCAGCAACGCGACACACTGACGGATCAAGAAATCATGACGCTCTACCTTTGGAAAGACCGTTTCATCAAAGAAACGCCGAAATTCATAAAGCAAACAGCAGAGGACAGCTGGTTCAAGGGAGCTACTTCAGCCAGTCAACAATCTACAACAAACTGA